One window of Paenibacillus sp. genomic DNA carries:
- the clpP gene encoding ATP-dependent Clp endopeptidase proteolytic subunit ClpP yields MAYVPVVVEQTNRGERSYDIYSRLLKDRIVFLGTEVDDSSANAIVAQLLFLAAEDAEKDIHLYINSPGGSISAGMAILDTMRHIKPDVSTICIGMAASFGALLLLAGAKGKRYALPHAEVMLHQPLGGARGQASDIKIHADHILRTRERVNAIIAEATGQPIERVARDTDRDFYMSAEEALAYGIVDKVLHS; encoded by the coding sequence ATGGCTTACGTGCCTGTCGTCGTCGAGCAAACGAACCGCGGAGAGCGGTCGTACGACATTTATTCGCGGCTGCTTAAGGACCGAATCGTCTTCCTCGGAACCGAGGTGGACGATTCGTCGGCGAACGCGATCGTCGCGCAGCTGCTGTTCTTGGCGGCGGAAGACGCGGAGAAGGATATTCACTTGTACATCAATTCGCCCGGGGGCAGCATTTCGGCCGGCATGGCCATCTTGGACACGATGCGCCACATCAAGCCCGACGTGTCGACGATCTGCATCGGCATGGCGGCGTCGTTCGGCGCGCTGCTGCTGCTCGCCGGCGCGAAGGGGAAGCGCTACGCGCTGCCGCACGCCGAGGTGATGCTGCACCAGCCGCTCGGGGGAGCGCGCGGGCAGGCGTCGGACATTAAAATACACGCCGACCACATTCTGCGGACGCGGGAACGCGTCAACGCGATTATCGCGGAGGCGACGGGGCAGCCGATCGAGCGCGTCGCGCGCGATACCGACCGCGATTTCTACATGAGCGCCGAAGAAGCGCTGGCGTACGGCATCGTCGACAAGGTGCTTCACAGCTGA